A section of the Myxocyprinus asiaticus isolate MX2 ecotype Aquarium Trade chromosome 22, UBuf_Myxa_2, whole genome shotgun sequence genome encodes:
- the pcdh10b gene encoding protocadherin-10b isoform X2: MFVFLLLLCLADAVISQIRYSVPEEAEHGTFVGNIAEDFGLDLTKLSSRRFQVVPSSRTPYLEVNLENGVLFVNEKIDRERICKQSASCLLHLEVFLENPLELFRVEIEVVDINDNPPSFPETDITVEISESATTGTRFPLESAFDPDVGSNALRTYDITNNNYFYLDVQTQTDGNKFAELVLEKPLDREQQAMHRYVLTAVDGGQPPRTGTALLVVRVLDSNDNVPVFDQPVYSVNLAENAPVGTLVIQLNATDSDEGTNGEVIYSFSNHISSRVKELFDIDARTGRIEIRGEVDFEESNLYQIYVQAKDMGPNAVPAHCKVLVKVADVNDNAPEIIFSTVTESVSENAATGTVIALLSVTDKDSEENGQTHVEILGDVPFKLKTSFRNYYTIVTDGPLNRENVEAYTVTVVARDKGVPSLATSKSIKVHVSDENDNAPTFTQPIYDVYVTENNVPGAYIYAVSAVDPDVGQNAYITYSIVECEIQGMSVVTYVSINSENGYLYALRSFDYELLKDFSFVVQARDSGTPELWSNATVNVIIVDQNDNAPSVIAPLGKNGTAREPLPRSAEPGYLVTRIVAMDADDGENARLSYSIQRGNENGMFRMDWRTGELRTARRVSAKRDPQQFYELLIEVRDHGQPPMSCSAVVQVTLVDSLVEGHSGERGSAKAKDASLDLTLILIIALGSVSFIFLLAMIVLAVRCQKDKKLNIYSTCLASDCCCLIGCGSCGSGGCCGRQARAARKKKKLSKSDIMLVQSTNTANVSVASAAQVPVEESGSFGSLHQSQNYCYQVCLTPESAKTDLMFMKACSPSRSNDTDNNPCGAIVTGYTDQQQPDIISNGSLLSSETKHQRAELSYLVDRPRRVNSSAFQEADIVSSKDSGHGDSEQGDSDHDAMHRGHSSGADLFSNCTEECKALGHSDRCWMPSFVPTEARQGADYRSNLHVPGMDSVPDSERRKGFASSFRVDIPETA; this comes from the exons ATGTTTGTGTTTTTGCTCCTGTTGTGTCTCGCGGATGCGGTAATTTCGCAGATACGTTACTCTGTGCCCGAGGAAGCGGAGCATGGCACGTTTGTGGGAAATATCGCAGAGGATTTTGGACTTGACCTTACCAAACTTTCATCCCGGCGATTTCAGGTGGTGCCCAGCTCGCGGACGCCGTACCTGGAAGTAAACTTGGAGAACGGGGTGCTTTTCGTGAACGAGAAGATTGACCGGGAGCGCATCTGTAAGCAGAGCGCCAGCTGTTTGCTTCACCTGGAGGTGTTCCTGGAGAACCCGCTCGAGCTATTTCGCGTGGAGATAGAGGTGGTAGACATCAACGACAACCCGCCTAGCTTCCCGGAGACGGACATCACCGTGGAAATATCCGAGAGCGCGACCACTGGCACGCGCTTCCCTTTGGAGAGCGCATTCGACCCGGATGTCGGTAGTAACGCACTGCGCACCTACGACATCACCAATAACAACTATTTCTACCTAGATGTACAAACGCAGACTGACGGCAACAAATTCGCCGAGCTGGTTTTGGAAAAGCCACTGGATCGGGAACAACAGGCAATGCACCGTTATGTTCTGACGGCCGTGGACGGTGGCCAGCCTCCCCGGACCGGGACAGCTCTGCTTGTGGTCAGGGTGCTCGACTCCAATGACAACGTCCCCGTGTTTGATCAGCCGGTGTATTCGGTGAACCTGGCCGAGAACGCGCCCGTGGGCACGCTTGTGATCCAGCTTAACGCGACTGACTCGGATGAGGGCACGAACGGAGAGGTAATTTACTCATTCAGCAACCACATCTCGAGCAGAGTGAAAGAACTGTTCGATATTGACGCGAGAACGGGCCGTATAGAGATCAGAGGTGAGGTGGACTTTGAGGAGAGCAACCTGTACCAGATTTACGTTCAAGCGAAAGATATGGGACCTAATGCCGTGCCCGCGCATTGTAaagttttagtaaaagtggcagACGTGAATGACAATGCGCCGGAGATTATCTTCAGCACAGTCACGGAGTCCGTTAGTGAGAATGCAGCCACGGGCACCGTCATCGCGCTGCTCAGCGTCACCGATAAAGACTCTGAGGAGAACGGACAGACTCATGTGGAGATTCTCGGCGACGTTCCTTTTAAACTCAAAACCTCATTCAGAAATTATTACACTATTGTAACCGACGGTCCTCTCAACCGAGAGAATGTAGAGGCGTACACCGTCACTGTGGTTGCGAGAGATAAAGGAGTTCCATCTCTAGCGACCAGCAAATCAATCAAAGTACATGTGTCCGATGAGAATGACAACGCGCCCACGTTTACGCAACCTATTTATGATGTGTATGTGACTGAAAACAACGTCCCCGGTGCTTATATTTACGCTGTCAGTGCCGTCGACCCTGACGTTGGACAGAATGCTTATATAACTTACTCCATAGTGGAGTGTGAGATCCAGGGTATGTCAGTGGTCACTTATGTGTCAATCAACTCGGAGAATGGGTATCTTTACGCACTTAGATCTTTTGATTATGAGTTACTAAAAGACTTTAGTTTCGTTGTTCAAGCCAGAGACTCGGGCACCCCTGAACTGTGGTCCAACGCCACTGTAAATGTAATTATAGTGGATCAGAACGATAACGCGCCGTCTGTGATTGCGCCTCTTGGAAAAAATGGCACCGCGCGGGAGCCTTTGCCGCGCTCTGCCGAACCAGGCTATTTGGTTACGCGCATTGTCGCCATGGATGCAGATGATGGAGAGAACGCGCGTTTGTCCTATAGTATACAGCGAGGTAACGAGAATGGCATGTTCCGAATGGACTGGCGCACCGGGGAGTTGCGCACGGCCCGTCGGGTGTCGGCTAAACGAGACCCGCAACAGTTTTATGAGCTGCTGATTGAGGTGAGAGATCACGGGCAGCCTCCCATGTCCTGCAGCGCGGTGGTGCAGGTGACACTCGTGGACAGTCTGGTGGAGGGCCACAGTGGAGAGCGCGGCTCGGCCAAGGCAAAAGACGCGTCTCTGGACTTGACACTCATTCTCATCATAGCGCTTGGCTCTGTCTCCTTTATATTTCTCCTGGCCATGATTGTGCTGGCCGTGCGCTGTCAAAAGGACAAAAAGCTGAACATTTACAGCACTTGTCTGGCGAGCGACTGCTGCTGTCTCATAGGCTGTGGGTCGTGCGGGTCAGGTGGCTGCTGCGGGCGTCAGGCCCGGGCCGCCCGAAAAAAGAAGAAACTGAGCAAGTCGGACATCATGCTGGTCCAGAGCACCAATACAGCCAATGTGAGCGTGGCGAGCGCTGCGCAGGTGCCCGTGGAGGAATCAGGGAGCTTCGGTTCGCTCCATCAGAGCCAGAACTACTGTTACCAGGTCTGCCTGACTCCAGAATCGGCCAAAACGGACCTGATGTTTATGAAGGCCTGTAGCCCGTCCCGCAGCAATGACACCGACAACAACCCGTGCGGAGCCATAGTGACAGGGTATACTGACCAGCAGCAACCTGACATCATATCCAACGGCAGCCTGCTCTCCAGTGAG ACAAAACACCAGAGAGCAGAGCTCAGTTACTTGGTAGACCGACCAAGGCGCGTTAACAG CTCAGCGTTCCAAGAGGCGGATATTGTGAGCTCAAAAGACAGTGGTCACGGAGACAGCGAGCAGGGAGACAGTGACCATGACGCCATGCATCGCGGACATTCC